From Gemmatimonadaceae bacterium, the proteins below share one genomic window:
- the guaA gene encoding glutamine-hydrolyzing GMP synthase: MTHEGSRVLILDCGSQFTQLIARRVREARVFSEIHPPDRSLQWIKDWKPTAIILSGGPSSVTDADAPDFDPAILDLAPMLGVCYGMQWLAKLAGADVKGGGRREYGRAEMEVKEASGLFAGFDVGERSVVWMSHGDHVETVPKGYVLTAASDSNPVVGFRHESKPIHAIQFHAEVAHSVRGAEMIQNFLFQVAKCSPDWTPGHFIEQEVTRIRELVGDAQVICGLSGGVDSSVAAALVHKAIGDQLTCIFVDTGLLRLHEREQVERTMGQHLGIKLITVRAEDRFLNALNGLDDPEKKRKAIGHTFIDVFEDASAEAGKDAKFLVQGTLYPDVIESVSAKGGPSATIKTHHNVGGLKPDMKFKLIEPLRELFKDEVRNVGRELGLPEEMVGRHPFPGPGLAIRVLGAVDPVNVETLRRADAIYLEEIRAAGLYNEIWQAFAVFLPVRSVGVMGDGRTYEHVIALRAVTSTDGMTADWYQFPHEVLGRISNRIIREVRGVNRVVYDVSSKPPATIEWE, encoded by the coding sequence GTGACCCACGAAGGCTCGCGCGTCCTGATCCTCGACTGCGGATCGCAGTTCACCCAACTCATCGCCCGCCGCGTCCGTGAGGCGCGCGTGTTCTCGGAGATCCATCCGCCGGACCGCTCGCTGCAGTGGATCAAGGACTGGAAGCCGACGGCGATCATCCTCTCGGGTGGCCCCAGCTCGGTGACCGACGCCGATGCGCCGGACTTCGATCCGGCCATCCTCGACCTCGCGCCGATGCTCGGCGTGTGCTACGGGATGCAGTGGCTGGCGAAGCTCGCCGGCGCCGACGTGAAGGGTGGGGGACGCCGCGAGTACGGACGCGCCGAGATGGAGGTCAAGGAAGCGTCGGGCCTGTTCGCCGGTTTCGACGTCGGTGAGCGCTCCGTGGTGTGGATGTCGCACGGCGACCACGTGGAGACGGTGCCCAAGGGCTACGTGCTCACGGCGGCCAGCGACTCGAACCCGGTGGTCGGCTTTCGCCACGAGTCGAAACCGATCCATGCCATCCAGTTCCACGCCGAGGTGGCGCACTCGGTGCGCGGCGCGGAGATGATCCAGAACTTCCTGTTCCAGGTGGCCAAATGTTCGCCGGACTGGACGCCTGGGCACTTTATCGAGCAGGAAGTCACGCGAATCCGGGAGTTGGTAGGCGACGCGCAGGTGATCTGCGGGCTCTCGGGCGGCGTAGACTCGTCCGTAGCGGCCGCGCTGGTGCACAAGGCGATCGGGGACCAGCTCACCTGCATCTTCGTGGACACGGGCCTGCTGCGCCTCCACGAGCGCGAGCAGGTCGAGCGCACGATGGGGCAGCACCTCGGCATCAAACTGATCACGGTGCGGGCGGAGGATCGCTTCCTGAACGCGCTGAATGGCCTCGACGACCCGGAGAAGAAGCGCAAGGCGATCGGCCACACGTTCATCGACGTGTTCGAGGACGCCAGCGCCGAGGCGGGGAAGGACGCGAAGTTCCTGGTACAGGGCACGCTGTATCCGGACGTGATCGAGTCGGTGAGCGCGAAGGGCGGCCCCAGCGCGACGATCAAGACGCACCACAATGTGGGCGGCCTCAAGCCGGACATGAAGTTCAAGTTGATTGAACCGCTGCGCGAGCTGTTCAAGGACGAGGTGCGGAACGTGGGCCGCGAGCTGGGCCTGCCGGAGGAGATGGTGGGCCGGCATCCGTTCCCGGGGCCTGGCCTGGCGATCCGCGTGCTGGGTGCGGTGGATCCGGTGAACGTCGAGACACTACGACGCGCGGACGCGATCTACCTCGAGGAGATCCGCGCGGCGGGCCTGTACAATGAGATCTGGCAGGCCTTCGCGGTGTTCCTCCCCGTGCGCTCGGTGGGCGTGATGGGAGACGGGCGCACCTACGAGCACGTGATCGCGCTGCGCGCGGTGACGAGCACGGACGGCATGACGGCGGACTGGTACCAGTTCCCGCACGAGGTGCTGGGGCGGATTTCGAACCGCATCATCCGCGAGGTGCGCGGGGTGAACCGCGTGGTCTACGACGTGAGCTCCAAGCCGCCGGCCACGATTGAGTGGGAGTAG
- a CDS encoding YfcE family phosphodiesterase produces MRIGLLADTHDRVPAVDALLREFLKHEVTFVLHAGDYCSPFALKPFQDHGIAMAGIFGRNDGDPEGLRGAAAQGMGLELFESPHAMKVGDHKVLIVHDIGEVVERSVLAHSIVVHGHTHLQEMKTRNDTLIVNPGEACGWLYGAPSAAVLDLDTKRVEFIKLDGAEWKT; encoded by the coding sequence ATGCGGATCGGCCTGTTGGCAGACACGCATGATCGGGTTCCGGCGGTGGACGCGCTGTTGCGTGAGTTCCTCAAGCACGAGGTCACCTTCGTGCTGCACGCGGGCGACTACTGCTCGCCGTTCGCGCTGAAGCCCTTCCAGGATCACGGCATCGCCATGGCCGGCATCTTTGGCCGCAATGACGGCGACCCCGAGGGCCTGCGCGGCGCGGCCGCCCAGGGCATGGGCCTCGAACTCTTCGAGTCGCCGCACGCCATGAAGGTCGGTGACCACAAGGTGCTGATCGTGCACGACATCGGTGAGGTCGTGGAGCGCTCCGTGCTCGCGCACTCGATTGTGGTGCACGGCCACACGCACCTGCAGGAAATGAAGACCCGGAACGACACCTTGATCGTGAATCCCGGCGAGGCCTGTGGTTGGCTCTACGGGGCACCGTCCGCGGCGGTGCTTGACCTTGATACCAAGCGCGTCGAGTTCATCAAGCTCGACGGCGCGGAGTGGAAGACGTGA
- the lysA gene encoding diaminopimelate decarboxylase, with the protein MAQGLETATGFTRRNGELHVDGVPLSRIAEVAGTPSYVYSASVLRERAQRLTQALAGIPHRVHFAAKANGSAAVLRTLREQGIGVDVVSGGELFQALRAGFKPEDIVFDGVGKTPRDMSEALDAGVKLINLESEDEARRLSALAVKRGRNATVGLRVNPDVEVENAHHYIATGDKEHKFGVPLDDAARVARVIMGLPGLTLSGFHMHVGSQLFSYGAYDTGSRKLVQLAHTLRGEGAPIKYLDLGGGLPVPYRPEEPEPDLAAYAELMKRAVDALGDVELILEHGRYLVAASAVLLTEVLYRKHNGGVEFVVCDAGMTELIRVSHYDAYHHIEPVAQHGGEIVADVVGPVCESGDFLGVDRTLPDVPAGALMVVHTVGAYGAAMASRYNGRPFAAEVMVDGTRFAVVTEREAYDALVRQDVVSPQWQEA; encoded by the coding sequence ATGGCGCAGGGCCTGGAGACCGCGACGGGATTCACGCGACGCAATGGCGAGCTGCACGTCGACGGCGTGCCCTTGTCGCGCATCGCGGAGGTCGCGGGCACGCCGAGCTACGTGTACAGCGCGTCGGTGCTGCGCGAACGGGCGCAGCGGCTGACGCAGGCGTTGGCGGGCATCCCGCATCGCGTGCACTTCGCGGCCAAGGCCAACGGCAGTGCCGCGGTGTTGCGCACGCTGCGCGAGCAGGGCATCGGCGTGGATGTAGTCAGCGGCGGCGAGCTGTTCCAGGCGCTGCGCGCCGGCTTCAAGCCGGAGGACATCGTGTTTGACGGCGTCGGCAAGACGCCGCGCGACATGTCCGAGGCGCTGGACGCGGGCGTGAAGCTGATCAACCTCGAGAGCGAGGACGAGGCGCGCCGACTGTCCGCACTGGCCGTGAAGCGCGGCCGCAACGCCACCGTCGGCCTGCGCGTGAATCCCGACGTCGAGGTGGAGAACGCGCACCACTACATCGCCACGGGCGACAAGGAGCACAAGTTCGGCGTGCCGTTGGACGACGCCGCGCGTGTGGCCCGTGTGATCATGGGACTGCCGGGCCTCACGCTGAGCGGCTTCCACATGCACGTCGGCTCGCAGCTCTTCTCGTATGGCGCCTACGACACGGGCTCGCGCAAGCTCGTGCAGTTGGCGCACACGCTGCGCGGCGAGGGTGCGCCGATCAAGTATCTCGACCTCGGCGGTGGCCTGCCGGTGCCGTATCGTCCCGAGGAGCCGGAGCCGGATCTCGCGGCCTATGCCGAGTTGATGAAGCGCGCCGTGGACGCCCTCGGCGACGTGGAACTAATTCTCGAGCACGGCCGCTACCTCGTGGCCGCCTCAGCGGTGCTGCTCACCGAGGTGCTGTACCGCAAGCACAACGGCGGCGTGGAGTTCGTGGTCTGCGACGCCGGGATGACCGAACTGATTCGCGTCTCGCACTACGATGCGTATCATCACATTGAGCCGGTCGCGCAGCACGGCGGCGAGATCGTGGCCGACGTGGTGGGCCCGGTCTGTGAGAGCGGAGACTTCCTCGGCGTGGATCGCACGCTGCCCGACGTGCCCGCCGGTGCGCTGATGGTCGTGCACACAGTGGGCGCCTACGGCGCGGCAATGGCCTCGCGCTACAACGGCCGCCCCTTCGCGGCCGAGGTGATGGTGGATGGAACACGGTTCGCCGTGGTGACCGAGCGCGAGGCGTACGATGCCCTCGTGCGGCAGGACGTGGTTTCCCCCCAGTGGCAGGAGGCGTGA
- the proS gene encoding proline--tRNA ligase produces the protein MADDKKLTTRAENFSDWYNELVLRAELADYSPVKGSMVIRPNGYGIWERMQRALDDMFKATGHENAYFPLFIPQSFLSKEAQHVEGFAPETAVVTHGGGKELEEPLVVRPTSETIIYHMFAKWTQSYRDLPILINQWANVVRWEMRTRLFLRTLEFLWQEGHTAHATHDEAEEEARRMLGVYREFMEGFIAMPVVTGQKTESEKFAGALRTYSCEAMMQDNKALQAGTSHNLGQNFAKAFELQFQDEKGDMAFAWNTSWGVSTRMIGGLVMTHSDDNGLVTPPRLAPTEVVIVPIYKSDDERARVVEAAHKAKAELTAWTGRGATDRLRVKVDDRDGIKPGAKYYEWEMRGVPLRLEIGPKDLEKGSVFSARRDIRAKAALPMAGLPETVAKLLETIQGDLLAAAKARREANSHRNVTSYAQFKEIMEGPGGFVYAGWNGDPAVEAKVKEETKATIRVIPDAEFRSPDAPTTCLVTGEPAKHEVVWAKAY, from the coding sequence ATGGCTGACGACAAGAAGCTGACGACCCGCGCGGAGAACTTCTCCGACTGGTACAACGAACTGGTGCTGCGCGCCGAGCTGGCGGACTACTCGCCGGTGAAGGGCTCGATGGTCATCCGGCCCAACGGCTACGGCATCTGGGAGCGGATGCAGCGCGCGCTGGACGACATGTTCAAGGCCACGGGCCACGAGAACGCGTACTTCCCGCTGTTCATTCCGCAGAGCTTCCTGAGCAAGGAGGCGCAGCACGTCGAGGGTTTCGCGCCGGAGACGGCGGTGGTGACGCACGGCGGCGGCAAGGAGCTGGAGGAGCCGTTGGTCGTCCGGCCGACGTCGGAGACGATCATCTACCACATGTTCGCGAAGTGGACGCAGAGCTATCGCGACCTGCCGATCCTGATCAACCAGTGGGCGAATGTCGTCCGCTGGGAGATGCGCACGCGGCTCTTCCTGCGCACGCTGGAGTTCCTCTGGCAGGAAGGCCACACGGCGCACGCCACGCACGACGAGGCCGAGGAAGAGGCGCGTCGCATGCTCGGCGTGTATCGCGAGTTCATGGAAGGCTTCATCGCGATGCCGGTGGTGACGGGACAGAAGACCGAGAGCGAGAAGTTCGCCGGCGCGCTGCGCACGTACTCCTGCGAAGCGATGATGCAGGACAACAAGGCGCTGCAGGCCGGCACCTCGCACAACCTCGGGCAGAACTTCGCCAAGGCCTTCGAGCTGCAGTTCCAGGACGAGAAGGGCGACATGGCCTTTGCCTGGAACACGAGCTGGGGCGTGAGCACGCGCATGATCGGCGGGCTGGTGATGACGCACTCCGATGACAACGGCTTGGTGACGCCGCCGCGACTGGCACCCACTGAGGTGGTGATCGTCCCCATCTACAAGTCGGACGACGAACGTGCCCGCGTGGTCGAGGCGGCGCACAAGGCCAAGGCCGAGCTCACGGCGTGGACGGGTCGTGGCGCGACGGACCGCCTGCGGGTGAAGGTGGACGACCGCGACGGCATCAAGCCCGGCGCCAAGTACTACGAGTGGGAGATGCGCGGCGTGCCGCTGCGCCTGGAGATCGGGCCGAAGGACCTGGAGAAGGGCAGCGTGTTCTCCGCGCGTCGCGACATTCGGGCCAAGGCAGCGCTGCCGATGGCCGGCCTGCCGGAGACGGTGGCCAAGTTGCTGGAGACGATCCAGGGCGACCTGCTGGCGGCGGCGAAGGCGCGCCGCGAGGCCAACTCGCACCGCAACGTGACCTCCTATGCGCAGTTCAAGGAGATCATGGAGGGCCCCGGCGGCTTCGTGTACGCGGGATGGAACGGCGATCCGGCGGTGGAGGCCAAGGTGAAGGAGGAGACCAAGGCGACCATCCGCGTGATTCCCGATGCGGAGTTCCGATCGCCTGATGCGCCGACGACCTGCCTCGTGACGGGCGAGCCAGCCAAGCACGAAGTCGTGTGGGCGAAGGCGTACTGA
- the hisS gene encoding histidine--tRNA ligase, with protein sequence MSSKALPGFRDFYPEDLARRTHIFRAWRAVARRYGFVEYDGPPLEPLDLYTKKSGEEIVGQLYNFTDKGGREVSLRPEMTPTFARMVGAKASALRKPVRWFSIPQLFRYERAQRGRLREHFQLNVDIVGEPTEVADAELLAVAVGIMQELGLTHEDVRARVSDRRMLNAVLDAMGVTETQRPAVYGVVDKIARQPREVSAEKLAAAGLSAQLVERVLELASGTTFETLKEEFGSASAATPAREAIARFERYLEHCEALGIGDWVTLDLSIVRGLAYYTGVVFELFDAKGELRAICGGGRYDDLLKALGGADLPALGFGMGDVVLGELLTERGLWPEDKQDALDFQVVTGNGSLARPYADALRMATALRAADFSVAHGMNEERYKTQATRNQVDGAVKAGASAVIYFREDGAVEAMSLLGKLTGAATHAVDAGALLSGDAQVMQGLRHWLQTQRQR encoded by the coding sequence ATGAGTAGCAAGGCCCTCCCCGGGTTCCGCGATTTCTATCCTGAAGACCTGGCCCGTCGGACGCACATCTTCCGCGCCTGGCGGGCCGTTGCGCGCCGGTACGGGTTTGTGGAGTACGACGGGCCGCCGCTGGAGCCGCTGGACCTGTACACGAAGAAGTCTGGCGAGGAGATCGTCGGGCAGCTCTACAACTTCACGGACAAGGGCGGCCGCGAGGTCTCGCTGCGGCCGGAGATGACGCCGACCTTTGCGCGGATGGTGGGGGCCAAGGCTTCGGCCCTGCGGAAGCCCGTGCGCTGGTTCTCGATTCCGCAGTTGTTCCGCTACGAGCGGGCCCAGCGTGGGCGGTTGCGTGAGCACTTCCAGCTGAACGTGGACATCGTGGGGGAGCCCACTGAGGTCGCGGATGCGGAGCTGCTCGCCGTGGCGGTGGGGATCATGCAGGAGCTGGGGCTCACGCACGAGGACGTGCGGGCACGGGTGAGTGATCGGCGGATGTTGAATGCCGTGCTCGATGCGATGGGTGTGACCGAAACCCAGCGGCCGGCTGTGTATGGCGTCGTGGACAAGATCGCGCGGCAGCCGCGTGAGGTGAGCGCGGAGAAGCTGGCGGCGGCTGGGCTTTCGGCGCAGCTCGTGGAGCGCGTGCTTGAATTGGCGAGCGGGACGACATTCGAGACGCTCAAGGAGGAGTTCGGTTCGGCGTCCGCGGCGACACCTGCCCGCGAGGCGATCGCGCGCTTCGAGAGGTATCTCGAGCACTGCGAAGCGCTGGGCATCGGCGACTGGGTCACGCTCGATCTCTCGATTGTCCGCGGCCTGGCCTACTACACGGGCGTGGTGTTCGAGCTCTTCGACGCCAAGGGCGAGCTGCGCGCCATCTGCGGCGGTGGCCGATACGACGACCTGCTGAAGGCCTTGGGCGGCGCCGACCTCCCCGCGCTGGGCTTCGGCATGGGCGACGTGGTGCTCGGCGAGTTGCTCACCGAGCGCGGCCTCTGGCCCGAGGACAAGCAGGACGCCCTCGACTTCCAGGTTGTGACCGGCAACGGATCGCTCGCGCGTCCCTACGCGGACGCGTTGCGTATGGCGACGGCACTGCGCGCCGCGGACTTCAGCGTCGCGCACGGAATGAACGAGGAGCGCTACAAGACGCAGGCGACGCGCAACCAGGTGGACGGCGCAGTGAAGGCCGGCGCCAGCGCGGTGATCTACTTCCGCGAAGACGGGGCTGTGGAGGCGATGAGCCTGCTCGGCAAGCTGACGGGGGCCGCGACGCACGCGGTGGATGCCGGCGCGCTGCTCTCGGGCGACGCGCAGGTGATGCAGGGCCTACGCCACTGGCTGCAAACGCAGCGCCAGCGTTAG